One part of the Parabacteroides distasonis ATCC 8503 genome encodes these proteins:
- a CDS encoding sigma-70 family RNA polymerase sigma factor has product MADKSAEKERLFNEWFTKSYDRLRGTLRRYGMLDEDNFHDTYLFVRRQVLVPGKDITDYDAYFIGCYKKAALVKIKRENRYAHPEDDFFLRCGEEAKFLSEDDLNGCERLVRDILRFVRQKFSYEEYRMFMLRFYEAQFSFKALAECMGISASAISQKVCRIVDAVRTHSGFAWRSQMLAVESFMY; this is encoded by the coding sequence ATGGCAGACAAGAGCGCAGAAAAGGAAAGACTGTTCAACGAGTGGTTCACAAAATCCTATGACAGGTTGAGAGGAACGTTACGCCGGTACGGAATGCTGGACGAGGACAATTTCCATGACACCTACCTTTTCGTAAGAAGGCAGGTGCTGGTTCCCGGAAAGGACATAACGGACTATGACGCGTATTTCATCGGATGCTACAAAAAGGCGGCCCTGGTAAAGATTAAAAGGGAGAACCGGTATGCACACCCTGAAGATGATTTCTTCCTCCGATGTGGCGAGGAGGCAAAATTCCTTTCCGAGGACGACCTGAACGGGTGCGAGCGGCTGGTGAGAGACATACTGCGTTTCGTAAGGCAGAAGTTCTCCTACGAGGAATACCGGATGTTCATGCTCAGGTTCTATGAAGCGCAGTTCTCGTTCAAGGCGCTGGCGGAATGCATGGGTATCTCGGCATCGGCCATATCGCAGAAAGTATGCAGGATAGTGGACGCAGTACGTACCCACAGCGGTTTCGCATGGAGAAGTCAGATGCTGGCGGTGGAAAGCTTCATGTATTGA
- a CDS encoding helix-turn-helix domain-containing protein — MEIVNIEARTFEAMLSAFRTFADRLDTLCRLYGDMEEKKWLDNQEVCLLLKVSPRTLQTLRDNGTLAYTQICHKTYYKPGDVESIIRIVEERRKRAESMGKSI; from the coding sequence ATGGAAATAGTGAACATTGAAGCAAGGACCTTCGAGGCGATGCTCTCGGCCTTCCGGACGTTTGCGGACCGGCTGGACACCCTTTGCCGGCTGTACGGTGACATGGAAGAGAAGAAATGGCTGGACAACCAGGAGGTGTGCCTGCTGCTGAAGGTCAGCCCGAGAACCCTGCAGACCCTGCGTGACAACGGCACGCTGGCATATACACAGATCTGCCATAAGACTTATTACAAGCCCGGGGACGTGGAAAGCATCATCCGGATAGTGGAGGAGCGCCGCAAGCGGGCTGAAAGCATGGGAAAATCAATTTGA
- a CDS encoding DUF3408 domain-containing protein, with product MKSEPTEKPRRKKTAVSETADRKNGRSPEPGHDEWWERLMMEPGLGESTGMDAEPVIPSGTDAEEVSGEAGRKDTPPEPEDPVRRRTSGRQRRASLEEYRETYLTVPKIRNRKTVFVSEDVRDELDAVVRRLGGRGMSVSGLLENLAREHLAAYRGDIEQWRKI from the coding sequence ATGAAAAGTGAACCGACTGAAAAACCGAGAAGAAAGAAAACGGCGGTATCCGAAACCGCAGACAGAAAGAACGGCCGTAGTCCCGAGCCCGGCCACGACGAGTGGTGGGAAAGACTCATGATGGAACCCGGTCTGGGGGAATCCACCGGTATGGATGCGGAACCGGTGATTCCATCCGGGACTGATGCGGAGGAGGTGTCCGGGGAGGCGGGAAGAAAGGACACCCCGCCGGAACCGGAAGACCCCGTGAGAAGAAGGACGAGCGGCAGGCAGCGCAGGGCCTCGCTGGAGGAGTACCGGGAAACGTACCTCACCGTCCCGAAGATCAGGAACCGCAAGACGGTGTTCGTCAGTGAGGATGTGAGGGACGAACTGGACGCTGTCGTCCGCAGGCTCGGCGGGCGTGGCATGAGCGTTTCCGGACTGCTGGAGAACCTTGCCAGGGAGCATCTTGCCGCCTACCGTGGGGACATCGAGCAGTGGAGAAAAATCTGA
- a CDS encoding outer membrane beta-barrel family protein, giving the protein MKTAIVPFLLLLNVLVAVNAQTKDSVILVKDSITVKLPDVYVTSERPLVTVTDDALSFDVPNLIMAKPVNTAFDILGEIPGLVKEGDNVSIIGVPATNIIINGRRSSMSLSQIVELLKSTSASKVKSIELLYSSPPKYGVKGGSINIIMEKKVNEDLSADISLTGKQAFYFSPTGLVNLSYSKKKYSLDLSYSANYNHSRSTEDMNAYPIVKDRPYEILQENTAVGRSMNHTIGASANWFMDKGREVDISYYAKITDSNSKRYSNTLFVGIENAESNNKLSGPKNLQNVRLNYAHSKNLSAGVDYTYYKDRRDQYMISDYPDTKQEVEATSRQNIHLANVFVNYERVFGKGWKINAGTNVQLSFTDNSSFTYQDKQEDLSATFAQKEKEYTAGLYAGFSKRFGKKLVLSASLSAEYNKAVIDSAGRKWTLWSGVNLYPQLNLSYTIDPSNMLQVNFSSDKKYPAYWAMSSNVSYLNVYSQVRGNPYLEPERIYMARANYILKKKYVFGLFANHHVNYIRQLYYQDTKALRAYYQSVNFDKHNTFGAMAVIPFRIGGVVSSRFVASGFLIQDEGVFIDISFDRKKLFGQLMLFNTFTLSKKKNLSLEVNARYSAPSIQGIYDVDGNYNVSAGLVWNPIPKKLSVMLRGEDLLKGLRAKTHIDYPSQKSDMTIYSDTRSVSLTLK; this is encoded by the coding sequence ATGAAGACTGCCATTGTTCCTTTCTTGTTGCTTCTGAATGTTCTTGTCGCTGTAAATGCACAGACTAAGGATTCTGTTATCTTGGTGAAAGATAGTATTACGGTAAAATTGCCGGATGTCTACGTTACTTCCGAGCGTCCTTTGGTTACGGTTACGGACGATGCCTTATCTTTCGACGTGCCTAACTTGATCATGGCCAAACCGGTGAATACTGCATTTGATATTTTAGGAGAGATTCCCGGATTGGTGAAAGAAGGGGACAACGTTAGTATCATCGGCGTCCCTGCTACGAACATTATTATTAACGGACGTAGAAGCTCAATGTCATTGTCCCAGATTGTAGAGCTTCTGAAATCTACCTCGGCCAGCAAAGTAAAGAGTATAGAGCTTTTGTATAGCTCTCCTCCAAAATATGGCGTAAAAGGAGGTAGTATAAATATCATTATGGAGAAGAAAGTGAATGAGGATTTAAGTGCCGATATCTCTTTGACCGGAAAGCAAGCTTTCTACTTCTCGCCAACCGGATTAGTGAATTTATCCTACTCCAAAAAGAAATATAGTCTGGATCTATCTTATTCCGCTAATTATAACCATTCCCGTTCAACCGAGGATATGAACGCCTATCCTATCGTGAAGGATCGCCCTTATGAGATCCTGCAAGAAAATACGGCGGTAGGTCGTTCTATGAACCATACGATTGGGGCGAGTGCCAATTGGTTTATGGATAAGGGGCGTGAGGTGGATATTTCTTATTATGCCAAGATAACGGATTCTAATTCCAAACGATATTCGAACACTCTATTTGTGGGTATTGAGAATGCGGAAAGTAATAATAAGTTATCGGGCCCGAAGAATCTTCAAAATGTACGATTGAATTATGCACATTCCAAGAACTTGAGCGCAGGGGTGGATTATACCTATTATAAGGATCGCAGGGATCAATATATGATCTCGGATTATCCCGATACGAAACAAGAGGTGGAGGCTACCTCCCGGCAAAATATCCATTTGGCGAATGTATTCGTCAACTACGAACGGGTATTTGGAAAAGGATGGAAAATTAACGCGGGCACGAATGTGCAGTTATCCTTTACGGATAATAGCTCCTTTACCTACCAAGATAAACAGGAGGATCTGTCAGCTACGTTTGCCCAAAAAGAAAAAGAGTATACGGCGGGATTGTATGCCGGTTTCTCTAAGCGTTTTGGCAAGAAACTGGTGTTGAGCGCTTCTCTTTCGGCGGAGTATAATAAGGCGGTGATTGATTCGGCGGGCCGGAAGTGGACCTTATGGTCTGGGGTAAATCTCTATCCACAATTGAACTTGAGTTATACGATCGATCCATCGAATATGCTTCAAGTCAATTTTTCCAGCGATAAGAAGTATCCGGCGTATTGGGCCATGAGCTCGAATGTTTCTTATTTGAATGTGTATAGTCAGGTACGGGGAAATCCTTATTTGGAACCGGAACGTATTTATATGGCTAGGGCTAATTATATCTTGAAAAAGAAATATGTTTTTGGACTATTTGCCAATCATCATGTGAATTATATTCGCCAATTGTATTATCAAGATACGAAAGCGTTGAGAGCCTATTACCAATCGGTTAATTTCGATAAGCATAATACTTTCGGGGCGATGGCAGTTATCCCGTTTCGGATCGGTGGGGTGGTTAGCTCACGGTTCGTGGCATCGGGCTTCTTAATTCAAGATGAGGGAGTGTTTATCGATATTTCGTTTGATCGGAAAAAGTTATTCGGGCAGTTGATGTTGTTCAATACGTTTACTTTATCAAAGAAGAAGAACTTATCGCTGGAAGTGAATGCTCGCTATAGTGCGCCTTCGATACAAGGTATCTATGATGTGGATGGTAATTATAATGTATCGGCAGGGCTTGTCTGGAATCCGATACCGAAAAAGTTAAGTGTAATGCTGCGAGGTGAGGATTTGTTAAAGGGCTTACGTGCGAAAACGCATATTGATTATCCCAGCCAGAAGAGTGATATGACGATCTATTCGGATACTCGTTCAGTATCGCTCACTTTAAAGTAA
- a CDS encoding helix-turn-helix domain-containing protein, whose translation MMNTDNRLLTRESSEHIREFFSTVERLSVSMERLFAGRSPAMAGENFYTDRELAEKLKVSRRSLQQYRDSGLLAFTRLGGKILYRSSDIEKLLDSCYREARTRPEEL comes from the coding sequence ATGATGAATACCGATAACCGTCTGCTCACCCGTGAGAGCAGCGAGCATATAAGAGAGTTCTTCTCCACCGTCGAACGTCTCTCCGTTTCCATGGAGCGTCTCTTTGCCGGCAGGTCACCGGCGATGGCGGGCGAGAACTTCTATACGGACCGCGAACTGGCTGAAAAGCTGAAAGTGAGCCGCCGCAGCCTGCAACAGTACCGTGACAGCGGCCTGCTTGCCTTCACCCGGCTGGGCGGCAAGATACTGTACCGTTCGTCCGACATCGAAAAGTTGCTTGACAGTTGCTACAGGGAGGCGAGAACCAGGCCGGAGGAACTTTAG
- a CDS encoding mechanosensitive ion channel family protein has protein sequence MKQFLLRLVILAGISFLPTVSNAQLREKAEELLSTTLGNDPEEPVTPTDTLSLDEQHRKDSIKMQELALQLQEMKLNEILLKDELESTKNSNATADSLKRSEQRNRIDSLRALTPGVPVVVEGDTLFHLYAKRGGRTPVDRAEDILNIMVKIGTSHSLKKDSIYIYDSEYVTDIMYGDKVILSITDQDALWQNLSRIALAEQYQPIIQNKIQELREQHSILQIAKRVLLFILVIIIQYFLFKLTNYLFKKLRRKIIWLKQNRLRSITIRDYEFLNTHRQGRVLMFFTNVIRWIVLLIQLTISVPILFAIFPQTEDLALKIFSYLLEPVKMIFKSVASYIPNLFIILVIYYCIKYIVKGIQYIANEIESENLKISGFYPDWAQPTFNIIRFLLYAFMIAMIYPYLPGSDSGVFQGISVFVGLIISLGSSTVIGNIIAGLVITYMRPFKLGDRIQLNETTGNVIEKTPFVTRLRTPKNEVVTIPNSFIMSSHTTNYSVSARQYGLIIHSTVTIGYDVPWRQVHQLLINAARQTTGVLPEPKPFVLETELSDYYPCYQINAYIKDADKLGDIYSDLHQNIQDVFNEAGVEIMSPHYFAGRDGSASTIPTAPYPDDWVEPSKK, from the coding sequence ATGAAACAATTTTTATTGCGATTAGTGATCTTGGCAGGAATCAGTTTCCTGCCAACGGTGTCCAACGCCCAATTAAGGGAAAAGGCCGAAGAACTATTGTCTACGACATTAGGCAATGATCCGGAGGAACCAGTTACCCCAACCGATACGCTTTCGCTCGATGAGCAGCACCGGAAGGATTCCATCAAGATGCAGGAGCTAGCCCTCCAGTTGCAAGAGATGAAACTAAACGAGATCTTACTGAAAGACGAGCTGGAAAGCACGAAAAACAGCAACGCTACCGCCGACTCCCTAAAAAGGTCCGAGCAACGAAACCGTATCGATTCCCTTCGGGCACTGACTCCCGGCGTACCTGTAGTCGTGGAGGGGGATACCTTATTTCACCTTTACGCCAAGCGCGGAGGCCGCACCCCGGTTGACCGGGCTGAGGACATCCTCAATATCATGGTAAAGATCGGGACCTCGCATTCCTTGAAGAAGGATTCCATCTATATCTATGACAGCGAATACGTAACGGATATCATGTACGGAGACAAGGTTATCCTAAGTATCACCGATCAAGATGCCCTATGGCAAAATCTCAGTCGTATAGCCCTCGCTGAACAATATCAACCGATTATCCAAAACAAGATACAAGAGTTAAGGGAGCAACATAGTATCTTGCAGATAGCGAAACGGGTATTATTGTTCATCCTCGTAATTATCATCCAATATTTCCTGTTTAAGCTGACCAACTATCTGTTTAAGAAGCTACGCAGGAAAATTATCTGGTTAAAGCAGAACCGACTCAGATCTATTACCATCCGGGATTATGAATTTCTCAACACACATCGCCAAGGACGTGTATTGATGTTTTTCACCAACGTAATACGATGGATCGTGTTACTAATCCAATTAACCATCAGTGTACCGATCCTTTTCGCTATCTTCCCGCAAACAGAAGATCTAGCCTTGAAGATATTCTCCTATTTGTTGGAGCCGGTAAAGATGATCTTTAAATCGGTAGCCTCCTATATTCCGAACTTGTTTATCATCTTGGTGATCTATTACTGCATCAAATACATCGTAAAAGGAATCCAATACATAGCCAACGAGATAGAGAGCGAGAACCTGAAAATATCAGGTTTTTACCCGGATTGGGCGCAACCGACGTTTAATATCATCCGTTTCCTGCTATACGCCTTTATGATCGCCATGATCTATCCTTATCTGCCGGGATCGGACTCGGGGGTATTTCAAGGCATATCCGTATTTGTCGGTTTGATCATATCGTTGGGTTCCAGTACGGTGATCGGAAATATCATCGCAGGGCTGGTCATTACTTATATGAGGCCCTTTAAATTGGGTGACCGTATCCAACTAAACGAGACGACTGGCAACGTGATCGAGAAGACTCCGTTTGTAACCCGTTTACGTACCCCTAAGAATGAGGTAGTGACCATCCCGAACTCCTTTATCATGTCCTCCCATACAACAAATTATAGCGTATCCGCACGGCAATACGGATTAATCATCCACAGCACGGTTACGATCGGCTACGACGTACCTTGGCGGCAAGTTCATCAATTATTGATTAATGCCGCCCGCCAGACCACCGGGGTATTGCCAGAGCCGAAGCCTTTCGTATTGGAGACCGAACTAAGCGATTACTATCCCTGTTATCAAATCAACGCTTATATAAAGGACGCCGATAAACTCGGAGATATCTATTCCGACCTGCATCAAAACATACAGGACGTATTCAATGAGGCTGGCGTAGAGATCATGTCACCGCACTATTTCGCCGGACGAGACGGAAGCGCTTCCACGATCCCGACCGCTCCCTATCCGGATGACTGGGTAGAGCCTTCCAAGAAATAA
- a CDS encoding site-specific integrase, with product MKTSMSRSTFKILFYVKKGSERANGYLPLMCRLTVDGEIKQFSCKLDVPPKLWDVKTARATGKSAEAQKINAAVDRIRVDVNRRYQELMQSDGYVTAARLRDACLGLGVKRETLLKLFEQHNGEFIKKVGHSRVQGTYNRYRTIYRHLCEFVPKVYRRDDIPLKELNLTFINNFEYFLRTEKKCRTNTVWGYMIGLKHVISIARNSGALPFNPFAGYINSPESVDRGYLTEREIQTLMEAPVKSGTCELVRDLFIFSVFTGLAYADVKALTTDRLQTFFDGNLWIITRRRKTNTESNIRLLDVPKRIIEKYKGLSKDDHVFPVPSNGRCNTILKELGRQCGFKIRLTYHVARHTNATTVLLSHGVPIETVSRLLGHTDLKTTQIYARITNQKISSDMEILSHKLEKMEKEICDAI from the coding sequence ATGAAAACGAGTATGAGCAGATCGACTTTCAAAATCCTCTTCTACGTGAAGAAGGGCAGCGAGAGAGCCAACGGCTATCTCCCCCTGATGTGCCGTCTTACGGTGGACGGTGAAATCAAGCAGTTCAGTTGTAAACTGGACGTACCTCCGAAACTTTGGGACGTGAAAACGGCACGTGCCACGGGCAAGAGCGCCGAGGCGCAGAAAATCAATGCGGCGGTTGACCGGATACGCGTGGACGTGAACCGCCGTTACCAGGAACTGATGCAGTCCGACGGCTATGTCACCGCCGCCAGGCTGAGGGACGCCTGCCTCGGGTTGGGCGTGAAACGCGAGACGCTGTTGAAACTCTTCGAGCAGCACAACGGGGAGTTCATCAAGAAAGTGGGACACAGCCGCGTGCAGGGAACATACAACCGCTACCGTACCATATACAGGCACCTTTGCGAGTTCGTCCCGAAAGTATACCGCCGTGACGACATTCCCCTAAAGGAACTCAACCTGACGTTCATCAACAACTTCGAGTATTTCCTGCGTACGGAGAAGAAATGCCGCACCAATACCGTATGGGGTTACATGATCGGGCTCAAGCACGTCATCTCCATCGCCCGCAACAGCGGTGCGCTTCCCTTCAACCCCTTCGCCGGGTACATCAACTCCCCCGAGAGCGTTGACCGGGGCTACCTGACAGAGCGTGAGATACAGACGCTGATGGAGGCCCCGGTGAAAAGCGGGACCTGCGAACTGGTACGCGACCTCTTCATCTTCTCTGTGTTCACCGGACTGGCATACGCGGACGTGAAGGCGCTGACGACCGACCGGCTCCAGACCTTCTTCGACGGCAACCTCTGGATCATCACCCGCCGGCGCAAGACAAACACCGAGTCCAACATCCGCCTGCTGGACGTTCCCAAGCGCATCATAGAGAAGTACAAGGGGCTGTCCAAGGACGATCATGTATTTCCGGTACCGAGCAACGGCAGATGCAACACCATATTGAAGGAACTTGGCAGGCAGTGCGGTTTCAAGATAAGGTTGACCTATCATGTTGCCCGACATACGAACGCCACCACCGTGCTGCTCTCGCACGGTGTGCCCATCGAGACCGTAAGCCGTCTTTTGGGGCATACGGATTTGAAAACCACCCAGATATATGCCCGGATAACCAACCAGAAGATCAGCAGCGACATGGAAATCCTGTCCCATAAGCTGGAAAAGATGGAGAAGGAAATATGCGATGCCATATGA
- a CDS encoding KilA-N domain-containing protein: MAKIKVQNTEVTVITYNDKDYISLTDMVRNMENGPALIEKWLRNKNTVEFLGIWEEMYNPDFNSPEFEGIKNEAGLNRFILSVKQWVEKTNSKGIIAKAGRYGGTYAHKDIAFEFATWVSPQFKLYLLKEFQRLKEEEQAQLGWSAKRELSKINYRIHTDAIRQNLIPVEVTPAQAGIIYAEEADVLNVAMFGMTARMWREQNPGLKGNIRDYASINELICLSNMENLNAVFIDQGIPQGERLVRLNRIAIQQMRVLEDDGGRKLLE, encoded by the coding sequence ATGGCTAAAATTAAAGTCCAGAATACAGAAGTGACAGTCATCACGTACAATGACAAGGATTATATCTCCCTGACCGACATGGTCCGCAATATGGAAAACGGTCCCGCCCTTATTGAAAAGTGGTTGCGTAACAAGAATACCGTCGAGTTTCTGGGCATATGGGAGGAGATGTACAATCCGGATTTTAATTCCCCCGAATTCGAGGGAATTAAAAACGAGGCCGGATTGAACCGTTTCATCCTTTCCGTCAAACAATGGGTGGAAAAGACCAACTCCAAAGGTATCATCGCCAAGGCCGGACGCTATGGAGGGACTTACGCACACAAGGATATCGCGTTCGAGTTCGCCACGTGGGTATCCCCTCAATTCAAGCTGTACCTGCTGAAAGAGTTCCAGCGGTTGAAAGAGGAGGAGCAGGCCCAGCTCGGCTGGAGTGCGAAACGGGAACTGTCAAAGATCAACTACCGCATACATACCGATGCCATCAGGCAGAACCTGATACCGGTGGAAGTCACCCCCGCACAGGCCGGCATCATCTATGCGGAAGAGGCGGACGTGCTCAACGTAGCCATGTTCGGGATGACCGCCAGGATGTGGCGTGAGCAAAATCCCGGTCTGAAGGGCAATATCCGTGACTATGCCTCCATCAATGAACTGATCTGCCTCTCCAATATGGAAAACCTGAACGCCGTATTCATAGACCAGGGCATACCGCAGGGCGAACGGCTCGTGAGACTGAACCGGATAGCCATCCAGCAAATGCGTGTGCTGGAAGATGATGGCGGACGAAAACTGCTTGAATGA
- a CDS encoding S9 family peptidase has product MKLNKLIAIATISLLSGGISMAQKALNLEDIVAGNVIQTKGIGSMTWLKDGERYSRLENNKQTGGTDIVAYQAKDNSREVIIPSSLLTDKSTGKPIPARSISWSADNEKVLIYNNTQRVWRYDTRGDYWVLNLKDGALRQLGKGMPESSMMFAKFSPDGTRVAYVSNNNIYVEDIDSGKITQLTKDGSDTIVNGTFDWVYEEEFSCRDGFRWSPDGKHIAYWQSDTKGTGVFDIINNVDSIYAKVIHFPYPKAGTTNSAVKVGYVSSTGGNTTWIAIPGDPRNNYLPRMEFIPESDELFIQQLNRPQNTNKVWIAKISDNSLNNIFTDTDAAWLDTNDNIQWLKDNRYFTWESERSGWRHLYRISRDGKEIQPITKGDFDYISPVGTDLQKGWVYFIASPDNFTQRYLYRAKAFGNGEVERVSPMEQSGQHRYNMSPTGKWAIHTYSNASTPSVIDMVSFPKHQSVRMLEDNAQAKDQYAALGLNPKEFIKVKSGNLTLDAWMIKPVDFDASKKYPVIIEVYGEPASATVQDVWGNGDLWQQYMANQGYIVVSIENRGANTPRGREWRKCIYGEVGTFASEDQSRGILDMTRQYPFIDANRIGITGWSGGGSQTLNCMFRYPKIFHTGIAIAFVADQRLYDTIYQERYMNTPQNNPEGYHKGSPITYAEGLEGNLLLIHGTGDDNVHYQNCEMLVNKLIKNGKMFTQISYPMRSHSINEREGTTLHLRKTMAKYWLEHLPAGGK; this is encoded by the coding sequence ATGAAACTAAATAAATTAATAGCGATCGCCACGATCAGCCTTCTGTCGGGAGGTATAAGCATGGCACAAAAAGCGTTGAATCTTGAGGATATCGTTGCCGGTAACGTCATACAAACAAAAGGCATCGGAAGCATGACTTGGCTAAAAGACGGTGAACGTTATAGCCGCTTGGAAAATAATAAGCAAACCGGAGGCACGGATATCGTCGCCTATCAAGCAAAAGATAACTCCCGTGAAGTCATTATCCCCTCATCCCTATTGACAGACAAATCTACAGGAAAGCCTATTCCCGCACGTAGTATCTCTTGGAGTGCGGATAATGAGAAAGTCTTGATTTATAACAATACCCAACGGGTATGGCGTTATGATACCCGGGGTGACTATTGGGTATTAAACCTAAAGGACGGCGCTTTACGTCAATTGGGAAAAGGAATGCCGGAATCCTCCATGATGTTCGCTAAATTCTCTCCGGATGGCACACGTGTGGCCTATGTTTCCAACAATAATATATATGTAGAAGATATAGACTCCGGGAAAATCACGCAGCTAACAAAAGACGGAAGCGATACGATTGTCAACGGAACTTTCGATTGGGTATATGAGGAGGAGTTCAGTTGCCGGGATGGTTTCCGCTGGAGCCCGGACGGAAAGCATATCGCCTATTGGCAAAGCGATACGAAAGGAACGGGAGTGTTCGACATTATTAATAATGTAGACTCCATCTACGCAAAGGTAATCCATTTCCCATACCCCAAGGCAGGAACCACCAATTCAGCCGTAAAAGTAGGCTACGTTTCCTCTACCGGCGGGAACACCACTTGGATCGCCATACCCGGAGATCCCCGGAACAACTACCTGCCCCGTATGGAATTCATCCCCGAAAGCGACGAGTTGTTCATACAGCAACTAAACCGCCCGCAGAATACAAATAAGGTATGGATCGCCAAGATATCCGATAACTCGCTGAATAATATCTTCACTGATACGGATGCCGCATGGCTGGACACGAATGATAACATACAATGGTTAAAGGACAACCGCTATTTCACATGGGAAAGCGAGCGTAGTGGCTGGCGACACTTATACCGGATAAGCCGGGACGGAAAAGAGATACAACCCATCACCAAAGGTGATTTTGATTATATCTCGCCGGTCGGGACCGATCTACAAAAGGGCTGGGTCTATTTCATCGCCTCCCCGGACAATTTCACCCAACGTTACTTGTACCGGGCTAAAGCATTCGGCAATGGGGAAGTGGAGCGTGTAAGCCCCATGGAACAATCCGGACAGCACCGCTACAATATGTCACCCACCGGCAAATGGGCCATACATACGTATAGTAACGCCTCTACCCCATCCGTTATCGACATGGTTTCTTTCCCGAAACATCAATCCGTACGCATGCTTGAGGATAATGCCCAAGCCAAGGACCAATACGCCGCCTTAGGATTAAACCCGAAAGAATTTATCAAGGTCAAGTCCGGCAATCTAACCTTGGACGCATGGATGATAAAACCTGTCGATTTCGACGCATCCAAGAAATACCCGGTTATCATAGAGGTATACGGCGAGCCGGCGAGCGCCACCGTACAAGATGTATGGGGTAACGGAGATTTATGGCAACAATATATGGCGAACCAAGGTTATATCGTGGTAAGTATCGAGAACCGGGGTGCGAATACTCCCCGTGGACGTGAATGGCGGAAATGTATTTACGGGGAAGTGGGTACTTTCGCTTCCGAAGACCAGAGCAGGGGTATTCTGGATATGACCCGTCAATATCCGTTTATCGATGCCAACAGGATCGGTATTACCGGATGGAGCGGTGGTGGTAGCCAGACCTTAAACTGCATGTTCCGTTATCCGAAAATATTCCATACTGGTATAGCGATCGCTTTTGTAGCCGACCAACGTTTATACGACACGATCTACCAAGAACGTTACATGAATACTCCGCAGAACAATCCGGAAGGCTACCACAAAGGTTCCCCGATTACCTATGCCGAGGGACTGGAAGGTAATCTGCTGCTTATTCATGGTACGGGAGATGATAACGTGCATTACCAAAATTGCGAGATGCTGGTGAACAAGTTGATCAAGAACGGAAAGATGTTTACGCAAATCAGTTACCCGATGCGTAGCCATAGCATCAACGAAAGGGAAGGAACAACTCTTCACCTACGTAAGACAATGGCTAAATACTGGCTGGAACATCTTCCGGCCGGTGGTAAATAG
- a CDS encoding FKBP-type peptidyl-prolyl cis-trans isomerase: MKALSMYVWSLLVIMMMGLTSCGDDDELQFSEEQLAYINKNKEYIWEKKTEKDEMGELRYKQVVLGGDTALYRIIRKENEWTTTPTMTSVVYLLGLEGKFIDGQVFQKKLDRSSFSMNGIIPGLSGVLLNIHLDETVEAIIPASLGYGYGDYSGIPGGSTLIFTFTLDKVE, encoded by the coding sequence ATGAAAGCACTTTCAATGTATGTATGGTCACTTTTAGTGATCATGATGATGGGACTTACTTCTTGTGGGGATGATGATGAGCTTCAATTCTCGGAAGAACAATTGGCTTATATCAACAAAAACAAGGAATACATCTGGGAAAAGAAAACAGAGAAAGATGAGATGGGTGAATTAAGATATAAGCAAGTTGTTCTAGGGGGTGATACCGCCTTATACCGGATCATTCGGAAAGAAAATGAGTGGACAACAACACCCACGATGACTTCCGTGGTCTATTTGCTAGGTCTGGAAGGGAAGTTTATAGATGGACAGGTCTTTCAAAAGAAACTGGATAGATCAAGTTTTTCTATGAACGGCATTATCCCGGGCTTAAGCGGTGTCTTATTGAATATCCATCTGGATGAGACCGTGGAGGCGATTATCCCGGCTTCGCTAGGTTATGGATATGGAGATTATAGCGGTATCCCCGGAGGTTCTACTTTAATCTTTACTTTTACCTTGGATAAGGTCGAATGA